CTATTAAAATATGCCATTATATCTGTTCTACAGTTTGTCACATTTGTGTCAGGCCCATTGCCAGGTGAGCCTTCATCGTGGTATTACCTAGAGAGGATATAAGAGATTCTGGCTTAGGGAGAGATGGCTTGTTTTTTACCTCAGTAAATCTCGATCCCTAGCctttccatctctcttttctcttTGGACAATCCACGTATCTTGTTTACTGCTTGCTTCCATTGTAgcttttttctttcagcttgtTCAAAGAGAGTCATCATTTGTTAAATGAGAAACATCAGATGTATAAATCATTACAGCTTCCTAGCATTTCTCAGAAATTAGTCCGAAGTGTCCCAACTCTGAAGCCATTGTTTCAGCACACAGAGACAGGTGTAGTTTATATCTgtaatgaaaatattttgaggtttTATTTTTGGCTTGTTTAACTGGGTGGGGGGTAATTTAGATCTTAATTATCCTATAGTGAATAAGCAATCCTTACCACACCTGAAGGGGACTCCACACACTATGCAGTGGACACAGTTGCTGTATTGGCACCAGTATTTTCCACATCATACCTGTGAAGTGTAGGTGACATACTTGTGTCTTTAAAATTATGTGTTCACATATTTGAATGTATATCAGATCAGGGTTCCCTAATGCTTGTCCACGGGcaatagtgtaatggcaaattcagaagtgcagggtcccttcatgatagtcatgccacaccacctcacagccacacccccttttccattttccctgatctctcttgctctctctgttgtctcgcaagtccacactccactacaacagatgcccctagcatttgcatgaaaggggaggctctaggttagctactgagaagagttctcagtggctgactcatctcctttcactctcattggctctaatcagcacaaaagggcaagcactcttctcagtggctaatacgctCCCTTTTCATGTTAATTGGCTCCTACACAGGGACcaggctgggactctgctccccaaaaagtaatgggtctatgaccccctcaTGACCCCAGAAAACCCCTATCCATGTGTATGTAAATACAAAAGACTGTTGTCCGTATTCTGAATTGCCTGCACCAAAGGTGACAGATCTAGTATTCAGAATCTTTTCCACATAATACTTTGCTCCAGTTCTTCTGAGTATTCATCCATATATGTTTTAAGAGAATGATATATTTGTCCTGAAGTTTGTTACTTTCAAACTGGTTCATGATGTTTATACACGTTTAATAtcaattttatttgcatttgtttAATAATTATGCTACATTTCATAGGTCTAATTATCTCAAACTGCCATTATATAGGCATGGAGGAGAGAGAAGAGTCTGCAGGACATTCAGAAGTGACCAGTACATACTTCAGCAATGTGGAAAATGAAAAACAGGTATGCAGAGGGAAAGTAGACAAGTCCACTGGTAAGACAGAAACAGATGATTTTATTGAAAAGAAGCTGTCATTTTTACATTGCAACCTTCTATATataaaacagacaaaagaaatatgAATTTTGATGTctgaatgttttattatttttattgcttcagttaaaacatttatatgccacctcaATAATTAAAGCCATaaaatacattaggagaaatactaaaaaaaacaagaaatatatataaacacaacCCAAACAAGCAACTTTTttaaagaacacaggaagctggccTACACTaggtgagaccattggtccatatagttcagtattatctgcactgactggcagcagctctccagggtgtcaggaaggaatctctcccagccctacctggagatgctgaggactgagcttgggaccttctgcatacaaggcagatgctctgctactgagctacagccctttcctagCAGTACCAAGTTACAACAACAATATAGCTAGCCCCATTTTACAAAAGCTCATTAAAACGAAGCCACCCAAAGCCTCTGGAGGAGACAGGGTTGAAGGCTGTAATAAAAGAGCTGGTCTGAACCTAAATACAATTCAAGGCTGTGGCCCAATGGTACAGCACACaaaaaggtcccagtttcaatagttgacatctccaagcagggctgggaaagactcctctctgaaaccctggagagttgctaccagtcagTCTAGATGatactagatgaaccaatggcctgacagAATAAGACAGCATCCTAAGACTTTTGAGAAGGTCATTCTACAGTCTTGGAGCAACTCCAGCAAAAGGCTCTGATATTCATCACACACAGATGTCCCCATTTCATGTGGTTAGGTGTGTGGAGGAGAGCTCCGgaggtattttttaattttagtttcttatatttacatcccatctttcttccatcatggaatccaAGGTAGCATATATGTGGTTCCTGGGTGGTCTTCCATCTGGGCACTgacccagacctgtttagcttcagcaaaatGTGgcttcatatgccttcagactataCAGGCCATGTAACAGTGGTAGGGCTTGTAAGAGGAATGGTGTTCCTAAGATTTGTAGGTCTTAAGCTGTGAAGggcttaaaaaggaaaaaaacacaccttGATTTAGACCTGGAAGCTAACTGGCAACCAGTACAATAGCCACAAAAATGCTCTCGCATCCCAACATCCAGCATGAGGTGAGCTTCAGCATTCTGCACTCGCTTAAGCTTCTCAGTTGTCTTCAAGAGCACCTCTACACAAAGCCCATTATAGTAGTTGATGTGAGAGCATGGATTTGCCAGACACAATCCTTCTTCTCTAGAAAGGAGCACAGCCTACATTTATACAGCAGTGATCTCCGTTTTAAGAGCAAGGTATTTTTAATgcagaataataaaataaaatacaaaaataaaagctcGCTGATTCAGTGAGAGGTGATGCACTCGCAGAGAAATCTTTCTGCCTGTAGGTTACTGTTCCATTTTTCACAAGAAATATAGGACATCTGTCTAGACAGAATTGTGCATATGGGTCTGGCCCTGACTCAGAGATTCATATCCATGCGGTGCCTAACAAAAACACACATTTCACCCACTCAGTCTACACCATTACCACTGTGGTCCATCCCATTCTTCTGAGTAAGTGATCAGAGCTAAAAGCTCACAGGTTTGATGGAGGAAGGAAAAACTTTACAAACTCTGACATACTCATAGACATTTTTATTTCCCCTCCTTTGGTATAGACTTTTCAGGAGTGTTATGATGTTAATAAGCAATCtgaagtcccattgacttcaataagAAATATAGACAGGTGCTTAACTctgtcattgaactcaatgaaactTATAAGTGCTTAACTTGGTCTGCATTGTGCCCTTGTTTTGATCTTCCGCATGACAAACCACAATGTCCTCTGTGCTCCTTTGGTCTGACCCCTCTTGTTAGAGCTATGCTTTCCTTTTCCCTTTTAAGAGTACATTAGCTCATAGTATAATGAGGAGGTGTCCTAATATATTCCATATAATAGGCTTTCGAAAACTGACTCAGATAAATGACTCAGAAAAAAGTAAATGCTGTACTCACTTCAGTTATATTCTTTACTTAACATGCAGCAAAAAAAAGCCATTAAGCAAAGGGATATTCTATAGTAATGCAAATTAATTTATTCACTACAGCAATTTCcctccactttatttatttattatttgatttatatcctacccttcctcccagtaggagcctggggctgcactttgttcttttttaaaaaagagaagcaaAAAGAGCAAACTGGAGGGGCTCTGATGGCAAGAAAAATAATGTTTGAAAATCTGACCTGTAAGTAGAAGTCAAAAGAACTGTATTTGTACAGCCTAAGGAAAAGTCAACATGTCTGAAGTCATCATTTTGTACTTCCCTTCATTTGAAATATGTCCTTTGTTTTAGAAATGTAACACCATAAGAACGAACAATGCAAAAACTACCCAGCTTTCATCTATAACAAGCTTACAAAATCAAACACCATTCAGGTAACTTCTTAACGAATCTCATTTTCATTAGTGAAAGTTTAGATTATGAATCTTGCATGAAGATAATGCTGTTGAAATAAACTAGTCATTCtagtttatttcaacaagccttttaagtctgcttttgtgttggaattgctttttaatatgccttTAAACCTCTgtggcagagtggtaagcggtggtaacgcagccaaagctctgctcaccaccggagttcgattccaacagaaggaggaagttgaatctctggtaaaaggggtcgaggtccactcagccttccatccattcatggtcggtaaaatgagtacccggcatatgctggggggtaaaaaaaggctggggaaggaactggcaatcccaccccatatatacggtctgcctagtaaacgtcacaagacatcaccctaagagttggaaacaactcgcactataagtgcggggacacctttacctttttaaacctttttttaaaaacaatatgtttttaaatcttttttttaaaaaaatcttcaaagctttaaaaaaaaagtttttaaagttgttttgttttaatgtattttaatgtatgtttttatgatgtcttaaagtggttttagtgcttttgtttgccaccctgggcttctactgggaagaggggagggatatatatcaaataataaataaataaataaataaatcctgtttACTATTTTAGGTTGCTAGCTTATCAGAAGCAAACAAACGACAAGCAGTGGTTTGAGGCTGAGGCTGCAGAAAGAGGTAAAATGCTACGGAAACATTAGAGCAgaaattaaatatattttctaAATTACATAGCTGGTGAGAAGAAAAAACTTCATCCTTATTATTGCTTTATCATTTGAATTACAAACTTCATCAAACAGAGCTCTCAATTTTAAAAGAATGAAGAACTGTGATCCTATAAGATGTTCCTAAACATATATTATGTCACCACAGCTACCACATTGGGCTATAGTTGAATTTGTGGTGGTTTTCAACTGCCACAATAACATATAGCATGAGAGGTTCCACTGATTGGTGTCGGTCATCACTGCTTAACTGGGAATACTAGCCATCACCAACTGGAGCATTGCATAAAGTAGGCAAAGAATGGAACTATGCATGACTTGTCTGTGTACTATGTTAAAGGCTTTCCAGTCAATATGGACCCCCTTATATTGAATCAAGGATAACACATTTAGATCAGCTCTACTTGCTTTTCCTGTCTCCACCCCCTCAAGGATACTTCTACAGCCGTAGGAAGATAAGAacgtcctgctggatcaggcctttggcccatctagtccaagtgggacctgaacacaagagcattccccccctcctgcggtttccagcaactggtattcaggagcatactgcctctgacaaaggAGGGTAGACTCCATAGCCTTttaggtcccttccagctctattgTTGTATGATACTATGATAacgtagccatcagggttagtagccattggtagtcttatcctccatgaatttgtctaatattttaaaggaatccaagtcagtggccatcactgcctcaatATGTTGCTTGCAGGACACATCAGCTCCTTCAAGCCTCTCTGGCCATTTgaacctctcccctctcctcactATTGTTCCTACACCTCTTTGCTTTTGTTTGTGGTGCCTGGGACACCCCATTCCTAACAGGAGCATAGGTCATCTCTCAGGGCAATAGTGATGGATTATCCTGTGTTATTGCACCTCACTCTCACCCTACGTACTCCCTGTAGGATGGGGCTATAGGCATGTAAGGGACACTATGATGGATTAAGTCATTTGTGGAATACAGCATTATGCTCCTCAAAAAATCCAGCAACCACCTTGTATCAGTACAGCAGCAGTATGATCAGATAATAGTGCTTCTTTCAAAACATTCTTTTCACATGGTAtgacctattttttttaatgcaagcaaTTTTCTATAACAGAAATACAAGTTGACTAtatggaagaaggaggaggaaacagGGCAAAGGATTCTGAATATGCATCTCAAGtcagtttatttttgttttatctaATTCTTTCTTTATATTAATACCCAGTTAGTATAAATTTTTGCAGTTCTAGCATGCTCTATAATGAAATGTTAtttgaaataaatgttttaaatctaAGTTCTCCTTTGTAAAAGTAGCTTTTCCCCCccattgcaataataataatgattcttGTCCTTTTGTGAGGAATTAGAAACTGTTGTCACAAGGAGGGACTAGAACTCGGGGGCaggtagagcacatgctctgtATCAGCGATAAGCTCAACTAGGAGGCTCTACTTGTAGTGCTGTTGCCAAATGAGTTTTGACAGGCGATGACATGCAAGgtaaccttttcagtggtgacccccaagtTGTGGAATGCTGTCTCCTCCAAGGTGCATCTTGCACCAAAATTGCATAGAATTCATTGACAGGCATCCCtttggatggggtggggtggcctGAAGTGACATTTTTGTCTGATTCAGCTCACCTctgctgtttttgtgtgtgttttatcgtGCATAAGTATTatgttgtatgtttttagtgatatgtaacctgctctggggaCCTTCAGGTAAACGGTGGGtatgaaatctaataaataaataatgcagaaggccccagttcaGTCCTTGGTAGGGTTAGGAAAGattctgcctgaaattctggagagctgctgccattcaatgTATGCTAAATTGAGCTAGACAGATCAATGGTctttcagcataaggcagcttcataatgTTCACATACATATTATCAGTGCTCTGTGGCTCAAATGCCTGGCTTGTATCCACCAGGAGCCACACATGGACCCACTTTtgttggaattcccttccaggtgagatcagacaggccccctccctgtcaaACTTCCAGCACCTAGTGAAcacttttttatttcagcaggcattttaagtcatttctgattttatagttaGCTTTTAACTGATCTTATCTCTGTTGTATTTATTGAGCTTGCTGTATACTACTTAGAGACATTTataattaagtggcatataataaataaaataaatgtcaatgtgtgtatatatatatatatagggagttgGTTGAAGGATATTCTATTCCCATTATATATGTGTTTTAGAAATGTTTATTATGGATCTTCATCGCTCCACAGCCAGCAGCGTTATTAATGATGAATATAAAAATGGTTTCTCTTTATAAAAAGCCCCAGTACATGCGTGTCTTGGTGTTGCCATAGCTGTAATTGTCATGTAAATATTTCTCTTTTATTGGATGGGCAGGCAAAAGCTGACAGTTATTCTGCAGAAAGAGAAGAAGGTGCTGAAAATTTTCCAAGAATTCCAGTGCCAAAGACACCTGATTCTAGTGTGATGAAAACTCCATTTGAATTGTAAGaatttttatttcaaatattaTTAATGAGCTTTGCCATTGTCCAAAGCTCTCATAGTAAAAGACCCTACCAAGCCCAAGTTTTGGCTTCTTCCTGGCTTAACACCAAGTATTTTCTTCCAATTGCTACTTaatttctccttttctttcattGCACCAGAATTCAGTCAGAAAGAGAAGGATCGATGTCAGAATcgcctgctttttcttttctttctggctTTACTGCAAAGTCCCCTGGATTTAATTTCTTTGATTCTTCTGCATTTGGAGCTGAAATTTCACTCGATCAGGTAATATTAAATTGTCAAAATGCAGGGCTGTATGAAAGAATATATGGTGAGGTCGATCAACTTATTCATTAGTAAAGCATTATATTGTAAGAGTATCAGACTAGAACTGAAGAGATGCAGATTTAAATCTCCAATCAACCGTAAACATCATTGGGTGAGGGAAATGGATAAAAGGTGAGGAGAAGAACCATGATTGCCACCACTATGCATTCTTTGGAAGATAAGCCAGATTTTTTACATAATatctaaaaaaaaagtattagaaACACAGCGTGAATGCTAAAGCTAATTTGAACTTACAGTCAAACTAATAGACATATTTATGTGAACATATTACAGTAATGATACTGTTCTGAAATACAAAGTGGGAAGTCTCTTTTCAGGGAATGGTATAGATTTGCAAGCAATAATCAAAACTAGTTCATGGGGAGTCAGCTGCAAAAGAATAACCCAGTGTTTTTGGATATCCAACCACTAGGAATGTATCTGACATTAGTGACCTGTCCCTAGGAGCCATGTTCACCAAGGACTGTGAAAATACATCAGGAGTTTGAGAAAGAAAAATGGCTTTATCTTGCTGCATGCAGCATTTTGCTTCATACCTGTTAAAAATATGTAAAGGGTCATTGCAAAGTCACCTGTGGCCATTCTCTCCAGATTGTCACTTGAAGAAGTCTGTCTCTGAGATCAGTTAGGTCCAAACTACACATGGCATCCAATTATGTGCCTCTTTTTGCTGATGgggttgggttgggtttttttgtgttgTGAAAAGCAGCCTTGGTGGCTGCAATCAGAGTGCAAGGGGAGATGGACTACTTCACACTTTCCCTTCCAGCTGTTCATTCAAAATAATCTCCACAAGATTTACTTCCCACAAAGTAAAGAGATTCAGGGACCCCACAACTGCATGTCACATTTAGTTTGGGCTTTAGCTAAATATGCCAAGTAACAAATCAATGGCAGACTAGATTCCTTACTACTGATGTGCAACCCCTTCTTCACTGACCACAGCTGCTCAGTAGTGCTGCTTTTCTGCTTTGATATTCTTATTCTAGGATTGTGGGGCCCGGTTCATTACAAACCTGTGTCTagcctgctcctgctgctgctttgtTCAGGTTGCATCATAACCACGTGGAATGGATTATCTGAACTGCTCAGCACAAGTATGAATTGTAGGTTTGCATGACACTGCAAAGTGCTAAACTGCAGTTATGCTTGTCATGAATGATTCAGATAAACTATTTTGTGCATTCTGCGCAAGAAAAATGCTGTCTAGCCATGCAAAATGTGGTCATATGGATTTAAGTTTACTTGGCTGGGAGTAAATTATTGCATTGAGGAGTGGTATGGTAATCTCAGTTTCTCAAGCAGCACAATCAATAGAATATGTTTGCTTCTGATATTGTAGCACacatgaaacaataaaaacattgcaTTCTGGCTGTAATTCTCcaatttacatgggagtaaacaccattgcATACAGTGGTACTctgaagcatgcataggattatacCGCACATCTTAAGGAAGACATAGTTTTTTCTTTGATTTCTGGAACATTTGGTTTAAGTGATGTCTCACTGGTAGAAGGCTAACCCCTGGAAGGAATATGCATGGATTCTGCTAACAGTATTGGTAGAAATGGGCTCCTTTCgggaagaagggtaggatataaaaaaaatattttataaaatataaaaatggctctctatataaaattaataataaataaaataaatggcaaaCAGCATCTGGTGTTCATTTTTGGAAATGAACTGACCCCCTGTagtaggctgtgtacacatgatATTTTATTCTAGAATAAATGGAGACTGACTACTCGTTTTTTCTACATAGTCCATACACAGTCTAGATCTATTGGATAttgttttgcccctgaaaagcacatcttgagaaactggtttcattttgaaaataaaagccCATTGCAGATTAATTCTGCATTACCTTGCAGTGTACCCATTTGAAAAGAGATTTAGGTGTGAGCATACTAGTCacttacagcaaagtgtttccattggccacacctgaaagGGGAATTaggttgatctgccgattagttgcaaaatatctttgaagcaatttaaaaaaaaaacccactggagCTGATACCACCAGGATTTACAGTAATAAGGTGTGagatttgactagcgttgtggGCCCGTTtccagaaaagagagatggagacccactggaaccagcagaagagTAAGTGTGTCTCTCCCCTAAAACAGATATAGGCAGTCCCAGCAATGGGGGTGGTGGTGTATTTACACCTTCCCAATGACGTGGGTGGGTATATACCAAGATCGCAATCACTTCCTTTTTCATTCCCCTGGGAAATGtacagggaggaaaaggcatggataacctaatcaaggagAGGGTTTTCAAAGGTGTATCAAATAACCATAATCACCCTTGTGgacagcagcatgttgaggatgagcagaAATGGTTCTGGATtgagaaaagttacatttttgtgctacaagcaagttagtgtgtacacagctgttgtatgctatttttatcTTACGACATTTTCTGAACATGGATAATTCAAACATGGTGCTTTTGAAATTCATTTACTGATTTATTGCTTAGTTTTCCAGTTAATTCACTTATATAATGACTATTATGTCTCAGTCAGGTGAAGACTATTCTTCTGGAAATTTAAATCCTATTTCCCCACACAAAGATATTGGTAAGCTTTTACCAGGAAATAAATtgttttctgaacaaatttgggctccttctgggaggaagggcgggatttaaatttaataaataaataattctattaATTCATATATTCCTATAACATGTATGCTGACAGCCACCCAGTGCCTTCACTCCTTTAACTAAATGTTTAAATTGGATCCCAACTGCCCTTTCACAAGATTCTAGAGCTCATGGGCTTAGCAGGTTTTCTCCACCTATTCCATCTGCTCTTGTGGTTTGCTGTGTCACTCAGCTCACAGTACTAACTCCATTCCCCCCTCCTTCAACAGTGATCTGAGTATTTGAAATGGAAGGTTTCTTTGAACATAGTCACAATATCTTTTCCTTTAAGAGTGTGGGACAATCTTAGGATCCATGTTATATCTAACTCAAATAATATTCTTTTGCCATTTTTCTAATAATGAAATTATTAATGCTCAGGCGCTATTTATTGTATTGCATATGAAGTAAAAAgttaattcaaaacattatttcCTTCAAGGAAATTTATTTGGGAAAATGGACAGCGAGGATTCACTTGCATTTTCCTTTCCATCGTGTTCTTCCGCTCAAGCTTTTCAAGATGGGAAAGATGACTTCAGTTTCCCCTTTGCGTTCCAATCATCCCAGCCTGCCTCCCTAAAAGGTTTTCAGTCTTCCTCACAAAGCAGAAAACAATTTTCacttttttaaatatgttcctTGATTGGGCTTAGAGTTTTAGTGCCTTAGCACGTTTTTCAGCTTCCCACCTAAAACAAAAGAAGacgaagaaagaaaaagagagcatAAATATTTTCATCCAAGTGATGACTGGTGAGATTTTAAATGGAtccaattaaaacagtttaaagttaCTGATTCAGTGTATTAAAACTTTTGATGAACTTTTGTTACGGGGCGCTGCAGTGTAAGCTTCAAATTTTGAAATAGCCTCTTCAACAGGTTTGGTGCTATATATTATTAAGATCTTTACTATCAATTTTATAACTACACCTAAAAATTGTGAGCAATTTTAGTAAAATTGTTAGAAGTCATTATAGCAACAAAATACTTGCCACAGTGTTTTAATAGTTAATTTCAATGTTTTGGATAGTTTCTTGTAAGACActttaattttaaataaaaaataattatattaaAGTCTGCACATTTCTTCATGGGGCCAAAGTTACCATGAACAATGGCAAATTAGCTCCtgtttcaagaaaaaaaaatcatttgatgtCAGGGCTGTTCAGAACATTACCAGACTACTTGCTAGCTGGCTGTTTtaaagcctgctccacgagctagagggagccccagctgacgaagcgtcaaggcgagttaagcagcagagcgagttcggcagcagggcgaggaggccagggccacccactctgcccgtctgttccctgacctcaactaaaccgcagtctccaacccattgacgtaataaaccttaaacaaaactatgcaggtaagaagccagcaggggtgtgggggctttccagtgttttgcaccgcctgcagcatgtacgactatctgcctgttggacagaagtcgtgggtgtgctctcggtgcaatgagctcctggctctccgggaacgacttcatttccttgaggccaaggtggcggacctggaaaagctgagagaggcagagaggtgtgtggaggaggccttcagggatgttatagctgtgtcccactccaacgatgatagctctcctgctatcatggacaacgatggtcttggggaagaagagcatccagctgaggaagagggaaacgatcccttagaagggacccattccttgggagatgagcagctatcctctcgtgccgaggatatatctccagggggtggagggatccttgtagtgggtgattcgatcattaggaacatagacggtggggtgtgtgatgggcgtgtagaccgcaaggtgttttgcctgcctggtgcgaaggttgcggatatcgcccgtcgtttagatagtttggtagacagtgctgggaaggagtcagtggtcgtggtgcacgttggcaccaacgacatggggaaatgcagccgtgaggtcctggaagcaaaatttaggttgctaggtaggatgctgaaagccaggacctccaaggtggctttctctgaaatgctaccagttccacgcgcaggaccagccagacaggcccagcttcgcagtctcaatgcgtggatgagacgatggtgtcgggtggaagggttcggatttgttaggcactggggaacattttgggacaagccgggcctgtacaaaagggacgggctccacttgaaccagaatggaaccagactgctggcacttaaaattaaaaaggtagcagagcagcttttaaactgactgaggggggaaacctgacaggagctgagaaaggtccggttcggaataaacctcccccctgggataaaaaccaaagaaatgatgaaattttaaaaggggtaggcctagaagtaggcattgtgagagcaggggcacaggatataaattcagaagagcaaaattaccacaggcctaaccacaagtgcc
This DNA window, taken from Rhineura floridana isolate rRhiFlo1 chromosome 2, rRhiFlo1.hap2, whole genome shotgun sequence, encodes the following:
- the C2H14orf39 gene encoding protein SIX6OS1 isoform X2; translation: MNDIVLNNLDKLLLQLVFQVEQASYSKEHERQQIQICTAIIVGKKGEICQLQEDINKNDEVIVNLHKRNNSCKENCKVWKPTYMILNKHEQYLQKEFQKCQETTEKDKKVYQDYTDQYQETFKQHKEKYLETAAVQEYYQEKKEFEEIQNRVLKQCELLKQKEAEVIDLQEPGAFQSLSHWASQIASLRHNTKEILMHAEVLRQQSLELEKTAEELQKKMNSFKQQLEKSKEDQNHPEVIEKERANDLETRKAFDESLFKESHHLLNEKHQMYKSLQLPSISQKLVRSVPTLKPLFQHTETGMEEREESAGHSEVTSTYFSNVENEKQKCNTIRTNNAKTTQLSSITSLQNQTPFRLLAYQKQTNDKQWFEAEAAEREIQVDYMEEGGGNRAKDSEYASQAKADSYSAEREEGAENFPRIPVPKTPDSSVMKTPFELIQSEREGSMSESPAFSFLSGFTAKSPGFNFFDSSAFGAEISLDQSGEDYSSGNLNPISPHKDIGNLFGKMDSEDSLAFSFPSCSSAQAFQDGKDDFSFPFAFQSSQPASLKGFQSSSQSRKQFSLF
- the C2H14orf39 gene encoding protein SIX6OS1 isoform X1 produces the protein MLLSGPACYKMNDIVLNNLDKLLLQLVFQVEQASYSKEHERQQIQICTAIIVGKKGEICQLQEDINKNDEVIVNLHKRNNSCKENCKVWKPTYMILNKHEQYLQKEFQKCQETTEKDKKVYQDYTDQYQETFKQHKEKYLETAAVQEYYQEKKEFEEIQNRVLKQCELLKQKEAEVIDLQEPGAFQSLSHWASQIASLRHNTKEILMHAEVLRQQSLELEKTAEELQKKMNSFKQQLEKSKEDQNHPEVIEKERANDLETRKAFDESLFKESHHLLNEKHQMYKSLQLPSISQKLVRSVPTLKPLFQHTETGMEEREESAGHSEVTSTYFSNVENEKQKCNTIRTNNAKTTQLSSITSLQNQTPFRLLAYQKQTNDKQWFEAEAAEREIQVDYMEEGGGNRAKDSEYASQAKADSYSAEREEGAENFPRIPVPKTPDSSVMKTPFELIQSEREGSMSESPAFSFLSGFTAKSPGFNFFDSSAFGAEISLDQSGEDYSSGNLNPISPHKDIGNLFGKMDSEDSLAFSFPSCSSAQAFQDGKDDFSFPFAFQSSQPASLKGFQSSSQSRKQFSLF
- the C2H14orf39 gene encoding protein SIX6OS1 isoform X3, which encodes MLLSGPACYKMNDIVLNNLDKLLLQLVFQVEQASYSKEHERQQIQICTAIIVGKKGEICQLQEDINKNDEVIVNLHKRNNSCKENCKVWKPTYMILNKHEQYLQKEFQKCQETTEKDKKVYQDYTDQYQETFKQHKEKYLETAAVQEYYQEKKEFEEIQNRVLKQCELLKQKEAEVIDLQESASLRHNTKEILMHAEVLRQQSLELEKTAEELQKKMNSFKQQLEKSKEDQNHPEVIEKERANDLETRKAFDESLFKESHHLLNEKHQMYKSLQLPSISQKLVRSVPTLKPLFQHTETGMEEREESAGHSEVTSTYFSNVENEKQKCNTIRTNNAKTTQLSSITSLQNQTPFRLLAYQKQTNDKQWFEAEAAEREIQVDYMEEGGGNRAKDSEYASQAKADSYSAEREEGAENFPRIPVPKTPDSSVMKTPFELIQSEREGSMSESPAFSFLSGFTAKSPGFNFFDSSAFGAEISLDQSGEDYSSGNLNPISPHKDIGNLFGKMDSEDSLAFSFPSCSSAQAFQDGKDDFSFPFAFQSSQPASLKGFQSSSQSRKQFSLF
- the C2H14orf39 gene encoding protein SIX6OS1 isoform X4; protein product: MLLSGPACYKMNDIVLNNLDKLLLQLVFQVEQASYSKEHERQQIQICTAIIVGKKGEICQLQEDINKNDEVIVNLHKRNNSCKENCKVWKPTYMILNKHEQYLQKEFQKCQETTEKDKKVYQDYTDQYQETFKQHKEKYLETAAVQEYYQEKKEFEEIQNRVLKQCELLKQKEAEVIDLQEVLRQQSLELEKTAEELQKKMNSFKQQLEKSKEDQNHPEVIEKERANDLETRKAFDESLFKESHHLLNEKHQMYKSLQLPSISQKLVRSVPTLKPLFQHTETGMEEREESAGHSEVTSTYFSNVENEKQKCNTIRTNNAKTTQLSSITSLQNQTPFRLLAYQKQTNDKQWFEAEAAEREIQVDYMEEGGGNRAKDSEYASQAKADSYSAEREEGAENFPRIPVPKTPDSSVMKTPFELIQSEREGSMSESPAFSFLSGFTAKSPGFNFFDSSAFGAEISLDQSGEDYSSGNLNPISPHKDIGNLFGKMDSEDSLAFSFPSCSSAQAFQDGKDDFSFPFAFQSSQPASLKGFQSSSQSRKQFSLF
- the C2H14orf39 gene encoding protein SIX6OS1 isoform X5, with the translated sequence MNNICRRNFRSAKKQQKKISMKVYQDYTDQYQETFKQHKEKYLETAAVQEYYQEKKEFEEIQNRVLKQCELLKQKEAEVIDLQEPGAFQSLSHWASQIASLRHNTKEILMHAEVLRQQSLELEKTAEELQKKMNSFKQQLEKSKEDQNHPEVIEKERANDLETRKAFDESLFKESHHLLNEKHQMYKSLQLPSISQKLVRSVPTLKPLFQHTETGMEEREESAGHSEVTSTYFSNVENEKQKCNTIRTNNAKTTQLSSITSLQNQTPFRLLAYQKQTNDKQWFEAEAAEREIQVDYMEEGGGNRAKDSEYASQAKADSYSAEREEGAENFPRIPVPKTPDSSVMKTPFELIQSEREGSMSESPAFSFLSGFTAKSPGFNFFDSSAFGAEISLDQSGEDYSSGNLNPISPHKDIGNLFGKMDSEDSLAFSFPSCSSAQAFQDGKDDFSFPFAFQSSQPASLKGFQSSSQSRKQFSLF